In a genomic window of Wyeomyia smithii strain HCP4-BCI-WySm-NY-G18 chromosome 1, ASM2978416v1, whole genome shotgun sequence:
- the LOC129716599 gene encoding protein TsetseEP-like, translated as MKSQGKSHRKCQSKSQAKRQSELQEEPRKSQKKEPKDEPKVEPAEEARIESNEELKKEPKEEPEKNPKEEPNEELKKEPLEEQKGEPKKEPKEEPQEELKEEPKEDANEESKEEPVEDPNEEPKKVPKKEPVEESNEKPKKVPKVEPKEESNKERREEPR; from the exons ATGAAGAGCCAAGGAAAGAGCCATAGAAAGTGTCAAAGTAAGAGCCAAGCGAAGCGACAAAGCGAGCTACAGGAAGAGCCAAG GAAGAGTCAAAAGAAAGAGCCAAAGGATGAGCCGAAGGTAGAGCCAGCGGAGGAGGCAAGGATAGAGTCAAATGAAGAGCTAAAGAAAGAGCCAAAAGAAGAACCGGAGAAAAATCCAAAGGAAGAGCCAAATGAAGAGCTAAAGAAAGAGCCATTAGAAGAGCAAAAGGGAGAGCCAAAGAAAGAGCCAAAGGAAGAACCGCAGGAAGAGCTAAAGGAAGAGCCAAAGGAAGATGCAAATGAAGAGTCAAAAGAAGAACCGGTGGAAGATCCAAATGAAGAGCCAAAGAAAGTGCCAAAAAAAGAACCGGTGGAAGAGTCAAATGAAAAGCCAAAGAAAGTGCCAAAGGTAGAGCCAAAGGAAGAGTCAAATAAAGAACGAAGGGAAGAGCCAAGGTAA